The following are encoded together in the Herpetosiphonaceae bacterium genome:
- a CDS encoding SAM-dependent chlorinase/fluorinase, producing the protein MTGGFQPSGIVTLTTDFGLEDTYVGIMKGVILSITRQTQIIDYTHGIRPGNIVEGAYLLSTGYRYFPRGTVHVAVVDPGVGSSRRAIAFQTPDVAFVGPDNGLFGLVIEDLYREWGGDVRIIELTEARFWLPHISATFHGRDIFAPVAAHIVAGVPLAALGRPIDGLTPAQLMTPQPYARQILQGHIIHVDRFGNCITNVTQSHLRDHGIGGRIVVEIIDQQLAGLFRTYSDGPTGVPMCLIGSSGHVEISVRNGNAARLLGVDIGDRFRIRGIDDSRM; encoded by the coding sequence ATGACCGGTGGGTTTCAACCAAGCGGCATTGTGACACTGACAACCGACTTCGGGCTGGAAGATACGTATGTCGGGATCATGAAGGGCGTGATCTTGAGCATCACCCGCCAGACACAGATCATCGACTACACGCACGGCATCAGGCCGGGCAACATCGTCGAGGGCGCGTATCTGCTCAGCACGGGCTACCGCTACTTTCCGCGCGGCACGGTGCATGTCGCGGTTGTCGATCCCGGCGTTGGCAGCAGCCGCCGCGCGATTGCTTTTCAAACACCGGATGTCGCCTTCGTCGGTCCCGACAACGGGTTGTTCGGGCTGGTGATCGAGGACCTGTACCGCGAGTGGGGCGGCGACGTGCGGATCATCGAGCTGACCGAGGCGCGCTTCTGGCTGCCGCATATCAGCGCCACGTTTCATGGCCGCGATATTTTCGCTCCGGTAGCCGCGCATATCGTCGCGGGCGTGCCGCTGGCCGCGCTTGGCAGGCCGATCGATGGGCTGACGCCCGCGCAGTTGATGACGCCGCAGCCGTACGCCAGACAGATCCTCCAGGGGCATATCATCCACGTCGATCGCTTCGGCAACTGCATCACCAACGTGACGCAGAGCCACCTGCGCGATCACGGCATCGGCGGGCGGATTGTCGTCGAGATCATCGATCAGCAGCTTGCGGGCCTCTTCCGCACCTACTCGGACGGTCCAACGGGCGTACCGATGTGCTTAATCGGCAGCAGCGGGCATGTCGAAATTTCCGTGCGCAACGGTAACGCGGCGCGGTTGCTCGGCGTTGATATAGGCGACCGCTTTCGTATCCGTGGCATTGACGATAGCAGAATGTAG